A single region of the Triticum dicoccoides isolate Atlit2015 ecotype Zavitan chromosome 2B, WEW_v2.0, whole genome shotgun sequence genome encodes:
- the LOC119363703 gene encoding spindle and kinetochore-associated protein 1 homolog isoform X1 has product MEAAAAASPDSSSLEAVATVFRSRVNELQDLALARNMYPATAVTDLTAVDTSVTAMEAQVQAIRRRLQEELDAIPKAKKLVEKSLKQQQKLQHMLANMPPGMREDIVATPLEQSLMLPECFNFNTAVPEFLDSDFKIKEEPVAAPKKGKGSAPRWYISTEELDSLSSYMRGRLTLEKVNISINEVATYADANAHLVACPKKKLSEDTWEKALELRDIAATEAVKGKHFFLEADIKGPGLKLDHTGKAILTVLRHLGRIHETRIGHHRVFILSKQC; this is encoded by the exons ATGGAAGCCGCTGCCGCTGCGAGCCCCGATAGCTCGTCGCTGGAAGCCGTGGCCACCGTCTTCCGGTCCCGCGTCAACGAGCTCCAGGACCTCGCCCTTGCCCGCAACA TGTACCCGGCAACGGCGGTGACCGACCTCACCGCCGTGGACACGTCGGTGACGGCCATGGAGGCACAGGTGCAGGCCATCCGCCGCCGCCTGCAGGAGGAGCTCGACGCCATCCCGAAGGCCAAG AAACTAGTGGAGAAGTCCTTGAAGCAACAGCAGAAGTTGCAGCATATGCTTGCAAACATGCCACCTGGGATGCGTGAGGATATCGTTGCTACTCCTCTGGAACAAAGCTT GATGTTGCCCGAGTGCTTTAATTTTAACACAGCTGTTCCAGAATTTCTGGACTCTGATTTTAAGATTAAGGAAGAGCCAGTTGCAGCTCCCAAA AAGGGGAAAGGTTCAGCACCTCGTTGGTATATATCCACTGAGGAGCTTGATTCATTGTCATC GTACATGAGGGGGAGGCTAACATTGGAGAAGGTTAACATTTCGATAAACGAGGTGGCTACATATGCAGATGCTAATGCTCATCTTGTTGCATGTCCTAAGAAAAAG TTATCAGAAGACACATGGGAAAAAGCTTTG GAACTAAGGGACATAGCTGCCACTGAGGCAGTGAAGGGGAAGCATTTCTTCCTGGAAGCTGATATAAAGGGGCCTGGGCTAAAACTTGATCACACAGGCAAAGCTATCCTTACC GTCCTTCGTCATCTTGGTCGCATCCATGAAACCCGGATTGGGCATCATCGGGTCTTCATACTTTCAAAACAATGCTGA
- the LOC119363703 gene encoding spindle and kinetochore-associated protein 1 homolog isoform X2 encodes MEAAAAASPDSSSLEAVATVFRSRVNELQDLALARNMYPATAVTDLTAVDTSVTAMEAQVQAIRRRLQEELDAIPKAKKLVEKSLKQQQKLQHMLANMPPGMREDIVATPLEQSLMLPECFNFNTAVPEFLDSDFKIKEEPVAAPKGKGSAPRWYISTEELDSLSSYMRGRLTLEKVNISINEVATYADANAHLVACPKKKLSEDTWEKALELRDIAATEAVKGKHFFLEADIKGPGLKLDHTGKAILTVLRHLGRIHETRIGHHRVFILSKQC; translated from the exons ATGGAAGCCGCTGCCGCTGCGAGCCCCGATAGCTCGTCGCTGGAAGCCGTGGCCACCGTCTTCCGGTCCCGCGTCAACGAGCTCCAGGACCTCGCCCTTGCCCGCAACA TGTACCCGGCAACGGCGGTGACCGACCTCACCGCCGTGGACACGTCGGTGACGGCCATGGAGGCACAGGTGCAGGCCATCCGCCGCCGCCTGCAGGAGGAGCTCGACGCCATCCCGAAGGCCAAG AAACTAGTGGAGAAGTCCTTGAAGCAACAGCAGAAGTTGCAGCATATGCTTGCAAACATGCCACCTGGGATGCGTGAGGATATCGTTGCTACTCCTCTGGAACAAAGCTT GATGTTGCCCGAGTGCTTTAATTTTAACACAGCTGTTCCAGAATTTCTGGACTCTGATTTTAAGATTAAGGAAGAGCCAGTTGCAGCTCCCAAA GGGAAAGGTTCAGCACCTCGTTGGTATATATCCACTGAGGAGCTTGATTCATTGTCATC GTACATGAGGGGGAGGCTAACATTGGAGAAGGTTAACATTTCGATAAACGAGGTGGCTACATATGCAGATGCTAATGCTCATCTTGTTGCATGTCCTAAGAAAAAG TTATCAGAAGACACATGGGAAAAAGCTTTG GAACTAAGGGACATAGCTGCCACTGAGGCAGTGAAGGGGAAGCATTTCTTCCTGGAAGCTGATATAAAGGGGCCTGGGCTAAAACTTGATCACACAGGCAAAGCTATCCTTACC GTCCTTCGTCATCTTGGTCGCATCCATGAAACCCGGATTGGGCATCATCGGGTCTTCATACTTTCAAAACAATGCTGA